The Pagrus major chromosome 17, Pma_NU_1.0 genome includes a region encoding these proteins:
- the LOC141012420 gene encoding CX3C chemokine receptor 1, with product MNQSENETSMYLEGYDYDPACDMDLSPDLPDGTRVMTVLCYVMFCLGLLGNTTVLWVLLRYIKLKSMTDVCLLNLALSDLILAASLPLWAVNSQNLALCKLMTGVYQLGFYSGTVFVTLMSVDRYLAIVHAVAAMRARTLQYGIIASITIWVISVIAAVPQVIFASLEIDPDDNSSKCQPLYPEDAQEFWKMVRNFSENTVGLFVCLPIMIFCYVKILAVLHKCRNSKKGRAVKLIFSIVCVFVVCWVPYNVIVFLQTLQLFDFLNSCEATKNISSAINYAEIVALSHCWVNPLIYAFVGEKFRKSLRIMLPRCPCWSHQNHNRWISSNTTDKETSNTPM from the exons ATGAACCAATCAGAGAACGAGACATCCATGTACTTGGAGGGGTACGACTATGATCCCGCCTGTGATATGGATCTCAGTCCAGATCTGCCTGATGGAACCAGGGTTATGACGGTTCTTTGCTACGTGATGTTTTGTTTAGGTCTGTTAG GCAACACCACAGTTCTCTGGGTTCTCCTCCGGTACATAAAGCTGAAGTCTATGACAGACGTATGCCTCCTCAACCTGGCCCTGTCTGACCTCATACTGGCTGCATCCCTGCCCCTCTGGGCCGTCAATTCACAGAATCTTGCACTATGCAAACTGATGACAGGAGTCTATCAG TTGGGTTTCTACAGTGGGACAGTGTTTGTGACCCTGATGAGTGTGGACCGCTACCTGGCCATCGTCCACGCTGTTGCAGCCATGCGAGCCAGAACGCTTCAATATGGAATCATAGCCAGCATCACTATCTGGGTTATATCCGTCATTGCCGCAGTCCCTCAGGTGATCTTTGCCTCCTTGGAGATTGATCCAGATGATAACAGCTCTAAGTGTCAGCCGCTGTATCCAGAGGACGCGCAGGAGTTTTGGAAGATGGTGCGAAACTTCAGTGAGAACACAGTGGGCCTTTTTGTGTGCCTCCCCATCATGATTTTCTGCTATGTGAAAATCCTTGCTGTGCTGCACAAGTGTAGAAACTCCAAAAAGGGCCGAGCTGTAAAGCTGATATTTtctatagtgtgtgtgtttgtggtgtgctGGGTCCCCTACAATGTCATAGTTTTCCTtcagacactgcagctgtttgaCTTCCTTAACAGCTGCGAGGCTACAAAAAACATCAGCTCTGCCATTAACTACGCTGAGATTGTTGCACTGTCTCACTGCTGGGTAAACCCACTCATCTATGCATTTGTAGGGGAGAAGTTCAGGAAGTCACTGCGCATTATGCTGCCTAGATGCCCCTGCTGGAGCCACCAGAACCACAACAGATGGATATCTAGCAACACCACAGACAAAGAGACTTCCAATACACCTATGTGA
- the ccr8.2 gene encoding C-C chemokine receptor type 4, whose product MNTTIRRLTMATTTPSVGAFSGLSVNTPIEDIPSSTTESFMDGFTLNFTEYYYDYESLEGYGLCRYEPHGASFLPTLYSIFFLIGLLGNSLVIWVITCGARLRSMTDVCLLNLAVADLLLVCSLPFLAHQARDQWLFGDAMCKIVLGVYQIAFYCGIFFISLMSIDRYLAVVHAVYAMRARTRFFGLIAAAITWVAGFLASFPDLVFLSEKSRGNITHCFPAYPGADSENRGLANSHFWRVFSLFKMNILGLFIPFVIMGFCYSQIVWRLLYSQSSKKQAIRLVLVVVAVFFCCWIPYNIASFFSALELLQVYTECESSKAIRLALQVTEAVAYSHSCLNPILYVFVGEKFRRHLLRLINRTPCRLCRVIKVYLPQDRIGSAYSQTTSVDERSTAV is encoded by the exons ATGAACACCACTATCAg GCGGCTGACGATGGCCACCACCACCCCTTCTGTCGGTGCTTTCAGTGGCTTAAGTGTGAATACGCCCATAGAAGACATACCGAG CTCTACAACAGAGTCCTTCATGGATGGCTTCACTCTAAACTTCACAGAATATTACTATGACTATGAAAGTTTAGAGGGCTACGGTCTCTGTCGGTATGAGCCTCACGGGGCCAGTTTTCTTCCAACCCTCTACTCCATCTTCTTCCTCATTGGCCTTCTGGGTAATTCTCTGGTCATCTGGGTCATTACTTGCGGGGCGAGACTCCGCAGCATGACCGACGTGTGCCTCCTCAACCTGGCTGTGGCTGACCTTCTCCTGGTGTGTTCCCTTCCCTTCCTCGCCCACCAAGCCCGCGATCAGTGGCTGTTCGGGGATGCTATGTGCAAAATCGTCCTGGGTGTTTATCAGATTGCTTTTTACTGCGGGATCTTCTTCATCAGTCTGATGAGCATCGACCGCTACTTGGCTGTAGTGCACGCTGTTTACGCTATGAGAGCACGGACAAGATTCTTTGGATTGATCGCAGCTGCTATTACATGGGTGGCTGGATTTTTGGCTTCTTTCCCTGACCTGGTCTTTCTCAGTGAGAAGAGCAGAGGTAATATAACTCATTGCTTCCCAGCATACCCCGGAGCTGATTCGGAGAATAGAGGTCTAGCCAACTCTCACTTCTGGAGGGTGTTCAGCCTtttcaaaatgaacattttgggTCTGTTCATCCCGTTTGTCATCATGGGCTTCTGCTACTCCCAGATCGTGTGGAGACTGCTGTACAGCCAGTCATCCAAGAAACAGGCCATCCGTTTAGTTCTCGTGGTGGTGGctgtcttcttctgctgctggaTACCCTACAACATCGCATCGTTCTTCAGCGCACTGGAGCTATTACAAGTCTATACCGAATGCGAGAGCAGCAAGGCCATCCGACTGGCTTTACAAGTCACCGAGGCCGTCGCCTACTCTCACAGCTGCCTCAACCCCATCCTGTATGTGTTTGTCGGGGAGAAGTTCAGGAGGCACCTGCTGAGATTGATAAACAGGACACCCTGCAGACTGTGCCGGGTGATAAAGGTCTACCTGCCCCAGGACAGAATCGGGTCGGCCTACTCTCAGACCACCAGTGTGGATGAGAGGAGCACGGCTGTGTGA